A genomic region of Sciurus carolinensis chromosome 7, mSciCar1.2, whole genome shotgun sequence contains the following coding sequences:
- the Prss35 gene encoding inactive serine protease 35 produces MENMLFWLILFTSGCTLIDGSEMEQDFMWHLRKIPRVVSERTFYLSSPTFEADARMVVNRVCGIECQKELPAPGLSELEDSLSYETVFENGTRTLTRVKVQGLVLEPTQNSTPKGAAVRRKRQVYGTDSRFSILDKRFLTNFPFNTAVKLSTGCSGVLISPNHVLTAAHCVHDGKDYVKGSKKLRVGLLKMRKKGGGKKRRGSKRSKREATDGDQREGTKASLQERPTRRGRVESGRGQRVAEGRPSFQWTRVKNTYIPKGWARGASGDAALDYDYALLELKRAHRKKYMELGVSPTIKKMPGGMIHFSGFDNDRADQLVYRFCSVSDESSDLLYQYCDAESGSTGSGVYLRLKDPDKKHWKRKIIAVYSGHQWVDVHGVQKDYNVAVRITPLKYAQICLWIHGNDANCAYG; encoded by the coding sequence atggaGAATATGCTATTTTGGTTGATACTTTTCACCTCTGGGTGTACCCTTATTGATGGATCTGAAATGGAACAAGATTTTATGTGGCACTTGAGAAAAATACCCCGCGTTGTCAGTGAAAGGACTTTCTATCTCAGCAGCCCCACATTTGAGGCAGATGCTAGGATGGTGGTAAATAGAGTGTGTGGAATCGAATGCCAGAAAGAACTCCCAGCTCCTGGCCTTTCTGAATTGGAGGATTCTCTTTCGTATGAGACGGTCTTTGAGAATGGCACTAGAACCTTAACCAGGGTGAAAGTTCAAGGTTTGGTCCTTGAGCCGACTCAGAACAGCACTCCCAAAGGAGCAGCTGTTAGGAGAAAGAGACAAGTGTATGGCACCGATAGCAGGTTCAGCATCTTGGACAAAAGGTTCTTAACCAATTTCCCTTTCAACACGGCGGTTAAGCTCTCCACTGGCTGCAGTGGTGTCCTCATTTCTCCTAATCACGTCCTCACAGCCGCGCACTGTGTTCATGACGGAAAGGACTACGTCAAAGGCAGCAAAAAGCTAAGGGTAGGATTGCTTAAGATGAGAAAGAAAGGTGGAGGCAAGAAGCGCAGAGGTTCTAAGAGGAGCAAGAGAGAAGCTACTGATGGTGACCAAAGGGAAGGAACCAAAGCGAGTCTGCAGGAGAGACCCACGAGAAGAGGAAGAGTCGAGTCTGGTCGGGgtcagagggtggcagaggggagACCCTCCTTCCAGTGGACGCGGGTCAAGAATACCTACATTCCGAAAGGCTGGGCCAGAGGAGCAAGTGGGGATGCGGCCTTGGACTATGACTATGCGCTCCTGGAGCTGAAGCGCGCTcacaggaagaaatacatggaaCTAGGAGTCAGTCCGACCATCAAGAAGATGCCTGGTGGGATGATCCACTTCTCTGGCTTTGATAACGACAGGGCTGATCAGTTGGTCTACCGGTTTTGTAGCGTGTCTGATGAATCTAGTGATCTCCTCTATCAATACTGCGATGCTGAGTCGGGCTCCACCGGCTCTGGGGTATATCTGCGTCTCAAAGATCCAGACAAGAAGCACTGGAAGCGCAAAATCATCGCGGTCTATTCAGGCCACCAGTGGGTGGATGTCCACGGGGTTCAGAAGGACTACAATGTTGCCGTGCGCATCACTCCGCTCAAATACGCCCAGATTTGCCTCTGGATCCACGGAAACGATGCCAATTGTGCTTACGGCTAA